From Rhineura floridana isolate rRhiFlo1 chromosome 5, rRhiFlo1.hap2, whole genome shotgun sequence, a single genomic window includes:
- the AMER2 gene encoding APC membrane recruitment protein 2 — translation MEVHCDCAEPTTVGEQLPPSGKLNKTAFKLFKRRKSGGSMPSIFGVRSSGKGKISEGGGGQAGMVRSKTHDGLAEVVLESGKKEEPGGGGDDQFVVVDGGGGGVGRAKDDSAAAAASCSAAVGKSHSFFSLLRKNGRSSEGGKGERPKGRGGLKGLFSSMRWHRRDKPGGGAKEDEAGESSEGQPSLLMPGSLTASLECIKEEAPRPTAAAPQSPPGLTSEDQLLPPQDTEAIPGQEQQDLDARELQHSPPTPPGVDLPRIQFQMKESHPQPQDGDGQETKEDSAITGCGDIIADQEDDVGSGSGASGSDKSAPGVGRVGASKKPPGVVTYQGGGEEMASPEQVRDTCTPVFWDMLSQTEKSQETLGGKESLEASKDGSCTKKVQDGSTTGKPIGVNQIPVHHNHRNSQKTREKEQQEAIPSSDEGYWDSTTPGPEEDNTSSIQKEVIPRDSYSGDALYDLYADPDENTATVTSAEDATSVTCCKPLSPVTSTCPVKTHTTSLKDSKIPISIKHFTSPHASHGPDTSNSHHTAHHQPTKSEIPRTKIPVSKVLVHRASYRSLGGTTGKTATYHESAKK, via the exons atggAGGTTCACTGCGATTGTGCCGAGCCCACCACGGTGGGCGAGCAGCTGCCGCCATCGGGCAAGCTCAACAAAACCGCCTTCAAATTGTTTAAGCGGAGGAAATCCGGGGGCTCCATGCCAAGCATCTTCGGCGTGAGAAGCAGCGGCAAAGGCAAAATCAGCGAAGGGGGCGGCGGGCAGGCGGGCATGGTGAGGAGCAAGACCCACGACGGGCTGGCGGAGGTGGTGCTCGAGAgcggcaagaaggaggaaccgggcgGCGGCGGGGACGACCAGTTCGTTGTTGTTgacggtggcggcggcggcgtcgGCCGGGCCAAGGATGATTCCGCGGCGGCAGCGGCGTCCTGCTCGGCGGCGGTGGGGAAGTCGCACAGCTTTTTTTCGCTTTTGCGTAAAAACGGCCGCTCGAGCGAAGGTGGCAAAGGCGAGAGACCAAAGGGGCGTGGGGGCCTGAAGGGGCTCTTCAGCAGCATGAGGTGGCACAGAAGGGACAAGCCTGGCGGCGGGGCCAAGGAAGACGAGGCCGGCGAGAGCTCCGAGGGCCAGCCGAGTCTCCTCATGCCGGGATCCCTCACAGCCAGCCTGGAGTGCATCAAAGAGGAGGCACCACGACCCACAGCTGCAGCCCCACAGAGCCCTCCAGGGTTGACCAGTGAGGACCAGCTGCTGCCCCCTCAGGACACTGAGGCCATACCCGGCCAAGAGCAGCAGGACCTTGATGCCAGGGAGCTCCAGCACAGCCCACCTACCCCACCCGGAGTGGACCTCCCCAGGATCCAGTTCCAGATGAAAGAGAGCCACCCCCAGCCACAGGATGGTGATGGCCAAGAGACCAAGGAGGACTCAGCCATAACAG GCTGTGGGGACATTATTGCTGACCAGGAGGATGACGTGGGCAGCGGCAGTGGTGCAAGTGGAAGTGACAAGAGTGCCCCTGGGGTTGGCAGAGTGGGAGCTTCCAAAAAGCCCCCTGGCGTGGTAACTTatcaaggaggaggagaagagatgGCCAGTCCTGAGCAGGTGAGGGACACATGCACCCCAGTGTTCTGGGATATGTTGTCGCAAACAGAGAAGTCACAGGAGACCCTGGGAGGGAAAGAATCCCTTGAAGCctccaaagatggcagttgtaCCAAAAAGGTTCAGGATGGGTCAACAACTGGGAAGCCCATTGGTGTCAACCAGATCCCGGTTCATCACAACCACAGAAACAGTCAGAAGACTAGGGAAAAGGAGCAACAGGAAGCCATCCCCAGCAGTGATGAGGGCTATTGGGATTCCACCACACCTGGACCTGAGGAGGACAATACCAGCAGTATCCAGAAAGAGGTAATTCCCAGGGACAGCTACAGTGGGGATGCTCTCTATGATCTGTATGCTGATCCAGATGAAAACACAGCCACAGTGACTTCTGCAGAAGATGCCACCTCTGTGACTTGTTGCAAGCCACTGTCCCCAGTAACTTCCACATGTCCAGTCAAAACCCATACAACTTCACTCAAGGACTCCAAGATACCCATCAGTATCAAGCATTTTACATCACCGCATGCCAGCCATGGCCCAGATACCAGTAATAGCCATCACACTGCACACCACCAGCCTACCAAAAGTGAGATCCCTAGAACAAAAATCCCAGTTTCTAAAGTGCTTGTACACAGGGCTAGTTACCGGAGCCTAGGAGGGACAACAGGTAAAACAGCCACATATCATGAAAGTGCCAAAAAATAG